From a single Streptomyces misionensis genomic region:
- a CDS encoding transglycosylase domain-containing protein, which produces MGRAEERRARQRGGHRAAPQRRRSAPETGNRSAGPAAGGAPRKSLLRRIFSWKKILGTFFGICLLGIAGFAVLYMVVDVPEGNALATQESNVYKYSDGTLLARVGETNRESVDLDKVPKDVQHTFVAAENKTFYTDSGIDLRGLARGLYNTAMGRGTQGGSTITQQYVKNYYLSQDQTVTRKLKEMVISLKVDQKKSKDDILAGYINTSYYGRGAYGIQAAAQAYYRTDAQNLTVEQGAYLAALLQAPSQYDWAVATPAGKKLVKARWNYVLDNMVKQHWLDPAKRQAMNFPVPKEPKGTPGEEGEKGYLVELANQQLEDQLMSEEGISHQDAVQQVVNRGWTITLNVDKKKQAALERAVKEQLTGRLDPKQRKVDGDVQAGAVSVDPKTGKIVAMYGGTDHFKHWTNNATRKDYQPASTFKPVILAAALQQGSVTQDGKPINADTVYDGTSGRQVVDHGARVGFGPPNEDDVNYGPITVQKAMNDSVNSVFAQMGVDVGMSKVMSTAKQLGMDTEGMQPVPAQTLGSMGASPLEMAGIYATLDNHGNKVTPTIVKDAEQKDRKVTMPNPIGGPVISRTAADSVTSVLTGVVDDGTASRSVANNPLRAGQQVAGKTGTSDCDLSAWFTGYTPDLVTSVGLFGEAGKAGGTGCNGAPVKKQDHVPLTGALGGGRVNGGGPPAEIWAAYTFGVTHAAKFDLDTSQGAAVETPTPSMSSQSPSQSPSQSPSGTPTSSGSPSQSPSQSPSQSPSQSPSQSPSESPTTGAPTTDPTDENPLGQLGGDREQLQQQQQRHQRQQ; this is translated from the coding sequence ATGGGACGAGCGGAAGAGAGACGAGCGCGACAGCGCGGCGGCCACCGCGCGGCGCCCCAGCGTCGCCGCTCGGCACCCGAGACCGGCAATCGCTCGGCAGGGCCGGCCGCCGGGGGAGCGCCCCGCAAGAGCCTCCTGCGCCGGATCTTCTCCTGGAAGAAGATCCTCGGCACGTTCTTCGGGATATGCCTGCTGGGCATAGCCGGCTTCGCCGTGCTGTACATGGTGGTGGACGTGCCCGAGGGCAACGCGCTCGCCACCCAGGAGAGCAACGTCTACAAGTACAGCGACGGCACGCTGCTCGCCCGCGTCGGCGAGACCAACCGCGAGAGCGTGGACCTGGACAAGGTCCCGAAGGACGTGCAGCACACCTTCGTCGCCGCGGAGAACAAGACCTTCTACACGGACTCCGGCATCGACCTCAGGGGTCTGGCCCGCGGTCTGTACAACACGGCGATGGGCCGGGGCACCCAGGGCGGCTCCACCATCACCCAGCAGTACGTCAAGAACTACTACCTGAGCCAGGACCAGACGGTCACCCGCAAGCTCAAGGAGATGGTCATCTCCTTGAAGGTCGACCAGAAGAAATCCAAGGACGACATCCTCGCGGGCTACATCAACACCAGCTACTACGGCCGCGGCGCCTACGGCATCCAGGCCGCCGCCCAGGCCTACTACCGCACCGACGCCCAGAACCTCACGGTCGAACAGGGCGCGTACCTCGCCGCCCTGCTCCAGGCGCCGAGCCAGTACGACTGGGCGGTGGCGACCCCCGCCGGCAAGAAGCTGGTGAAGGCGCGCTGGAACTACGTCCTGGACAACATGGTCAAGCAGCACTGGCTGGACCCGGCCAAGCGGCAGGCCATGAACTTCCCCGTGCCGAAGGAGCCCAAGGGCACCCCCGGCGAGGAGGGCGAGAAGGGCTACCTGGTCGAGCTGGCCAACCAGCAGCTGGAGGACCAGCTGATGTCCGAGGAGGGCATCAGCCACCAGGACGCCGTGCAGCAGGTGGTCAACCGCGGCTGGACCATCACCCTCAACGTCGACAAGAAGAAGCAGGCCGCGCTGGAACGGGCCGTCAAGGAGCAGCTGACCGGCAGGCTCGACCCCAAGCAGCGCAAGGTCGACGGCGACGTGCAGGCCGGCGCGGTCTCGGTGGACCCCAAGACGGGGAAGATCGTCGCCATGTACGGCGGCACGGACCACTTCAAGCACTGGACCAACAACGCCACCCGCAAGGACTACCAGCCCGCCTCCACCTTCAAGCCGGTGATCCTCGCCGCGGCGCTCCAGCAGGGCTCCGTCACCCAGGACGGCAAGCCGATCAACGCCGACACGGTGTACGACGGCACCAGCGGCCGCCAGGTCGTGGACCACGGCGCCAGGGTCGGCTTCGGCCCGCCCAACGAGGACGACGTGAACTACGGTCCGATCACCGTCCAGAAGGCCATGAACGACTCGGTCAACTCCGTCTTCGCGCAGATGGGCGTCGACGTGGGCATGAGCAAGGTGATGAGCACGGCCAAGCAGCTCGGCATGGACACCGAGGGCATGCAGCCCGTCCCCGCCCAGACGCTCGGCTCGATGGGTGCGAGCCCGCTGGAGATGGCCGGGATCTACGCCACCCTCGACAACCACGGCAACAAGGTCACGCCGACCATCGTCAAGGACGCCGAGCAGAAGGACCGCAAGGTCACCATGCCGAACCCGATCGGCGGCCCGGTGATCAGCCGTACCGCCGCCGACAGCGTGACCTCGGTGCTGACCGGCGTGGTCGACGACGGCACCGCCAGCCGCAGTGTGGCGAACAACCCGCTGCGGGCCGGCCAGCAGGTGGCGGGCAAGACCGGTACCTCCGACTGCGACCTCTCGGCCTGGTTCACCGGCTACACCCCGGACCTGGTCACCTCCGTCGGCCTGTTCGGCGAGGCCGGCAAGGCGGGCGGCACCGGCTGCAACGGCGCGCCGGTCAAGAAGCAGGACCACGTGCCCCTGACGGGCGCCCTGGGCGGCGGCCGCGTCAACGGCGGTGGCCCCCCGGCCGAGATCTGGGCGGCCTACACCTTCGGGGTGACGCACGCGGCCAAGTTCGACCTGGACACCTCGCAGGGCGCGGCCGTCGAGACGCCGACCCCCTCGATGAGCAGCCAGAGCCCGTCCCAGTCGCCGTCGCAGTCGCCGTCCGGCACCCCGACGTCGTCCGGCTCGCCGTCCCAGTCGCCGTCGCAGTCGCCGAGCCAGTCGCCGTCGCAGTCGCCGTCGCAGTCGCCGTCCGAGTCGCCGACCACCGGCGCGCCGACGACCGACCCCACGGACGAGAACCCGCTGGGACAGCTCGGTGGAGACCGGGAGCAGCTGCAACAGCAGCAGCAACGGCACCAGCGACAGCAGTAG
- a CDS encoding PadR family transcriptional regulator codes for MSIGHTLLGLLESGPRHGYDLKRAFDEKFGQDRPLHYGQVYSTMSRLLKHGLVEVDGIEAGGGPERKRYAITEAGVTDVQRWLATPEKPEEYLQSTLYTKVVLALLTHRDASVILDVQRAEHLRSMRILTDRKRKGDLADQLICDHALFHLEADLRWLELTAARLDKLRAEVAS; via the coding sequence ATGTCCATCGGTCACACCCTCCTAGGGCTCCTGGAGTCCGGCCCGCGCCACGGCTACGACCTCAAACGGGCCTTCGACGAGAAGTTCGGTCAGGACCGGCCCCTGCACTACGGCCAGGTCTACTCCACGATGTCCCGGCTGCTGAAGCACGGCCTCGTCGAAGTCGACGGCATCGAGGCGGGCGGCGGTCCCGAACGCAAGCGGTACGCCATCACCGAGGCCGGCGTCACCGACGTCCAGCGCTGGCTCGCCACCCCGGAGAAGCCGGAGGAGTACCTCCAGTCGACCCTCTACACCAAGGTCGTCCTCGCGCTGCTCACCCACCGCGACGCCTCCGTCATCCTGGACGTCCAGCGCGCCGAGCACCTGCGCAGCATGCGCATCCTGACCGACCGCAAGCGCAAGGGCGACCTCGCCGACCAGCTGATCTGCGACCACGCCCTGTTCCACCTGGAGGCCGACCTGCGCTGGCTGGAACTGACCGCCGCGCGTCTGGACAAGCTGCGGGCGGAGGTCGCCTCGTGA
- the fomD gene encoding cytidylyl-2-hydroxypropylphosphonate hydrolase, whose translation MTDDATMRRAAAGPAAYWAPGTPILWRYRENGGERFHIARPVTVVRDDAELLAVWLAPGTECVKPALADGTPVHREPLESRYTKPRTVRRGRWLGTGVLKLAQPGVPWSVWLFWEPGWRFKNWYVNLEEPLVRWAGGVDSEDHFLDIDVRPDRSWHWRDEDEFAQAQRDGLMSARTAERVRAAGRAAVAAIEEWGPPFSDGWPGWRPDDSWAVPSLPEDWDRTPAHVSS comes from the coding sequence ATGACGGACGACGCGACGATGCGACGAGCGGCGGCGGGTCCCGCGGCGTACTGGGCGCCGGGGACCCCGATCCTGTGGCGTTACCGGGAGAACGGCGGCGAGCGGTTCCACATCGCCCGGCCCGTCACCGTCGTACGCGACGACGCCGAACTCCTCGCGGTCTGGCTGGCCCCCGGCACCGAGTGCGTGAAGCCGGCCCTGGCCGACGGCACCCCGGTGCACCGCGAGCCGCTGGAGTCCCGCTACACCAAGCCGCGCACGGTGCGCCGCGGCCGCTGGCTGGGCACCGGGGTGCTGAAGCTGGCCCAGCCCGGTGTGCCCTGGTCGGTGTGGCTGTTCTGGGAGCCGGGCTGGCGGTTCAAGAACTGGTACGTCAATCTGGAGGAACCGCTGGTCCGCTGGGCGGGCGGGGTGGACTCCGAGGATCACTTCCTGGACATCGACGTACGCCCGGACCGCAGTTGGCACTGGCGCGACGAGGACGAGTTCGCGCAGGCCCAGCGGGACGGCCTGATGTCCGCGCGGACCGCCGAGCGGGTCCGGGCGGCCGGGCGGGCGGCGGTCGCGGCGATCGAGGAATGGGGGCCGCCGTTCTCGGACGGCTGGCCGGGGTGGCGACCTGACGACTCCTGGGCGGTACCGTCACTTCCCGAGGACTGGGACCGCACGCCCGCGCACGTGTCCTCATGA
- a CDS encoding FtsX-like permease family protein yields MSARQWGRDLGLGFRFAFTGGREGWTRVLLTAVGVGLGVALLLLTTAIPNALAVRHERDQARADYTYGPVRPKAANTLVIADTDTEFRGREVRGRLVEPEGPKAPVAPGLSAYPAPGEMVVSPALKELLGSGEGKLLRERLPYRITGTIGESGLVGSQELAYYAGAKNLAPKINGFQTARISTYGSPNKPPANRTDPVLLLLVLLVFLVLLMPVGVFIATAVRFGGERRDRRLAALRLVGSDSRMTRRIAAGEALAGSLVGLAFGTVFFLLGRRFAGSVEVVGISVFPDYLNPSPALAALVALAVPAAAVLVTLFALRGVVIEPLGVMRTARPARRRLWWRLLLPLGGLALLSPMIGKGRADGEFNQYMVTGGVLLLLVGVTTLLPWAVEAVVARLHRGTVAWQLAVRRLQLSSGSAARMVNGIAVAVAGAVALQMLFAGVEGDYTKDTGKDLGRAQMQVNLSHGTPFHTAADRFATTKGVRKAVSLGSTSLGDKDWHTGPDSTVLMVAGTCASLREVARLPSCHDGDAFLSTGGEQDDDAAIAKLTRPGRVLHIDTANGTGRGPDVRWTVPAGLKPARAITSPNGTTDSAVLVTRSALPDRVDRVLNGAVYVMLDPRVPEVSEYIRNTAAKVDPFAEAIEWSATEESKKFTSIRTGLYAGAICVLALIGASLLVTQLEQLRERRKLLSSLMAFGTRRRTLGLSVLWQTAIPVALGLLLAAAVGLTLGGVLLKMVGSPLGVDWPSVLTMTGAGAGVVLVVTLLSLPPLLRLMRPEGLRTE; encoded by the coding sequence ATGAGCGCACGCCAGTGGGGCAGGGACCTCGGTCTCGGCTTCCGGTTCGCCTTCACCGGGGGCCGCGAGGGCTGGACCCGGGTGCTGCTGACGGCCGTCGGGGTCGGCCTGGGCGTGGCCCTGCTGCTGCTGACGACCGCGATCCCGAACGCGCTGGCGGTACGGCACGAACGGGACCAGGCCCGCGCGGACTACACGTACGGCCCGGTCCGGCCGAAGGCCGCGAACACCCTGGTGATCGCCGACACCGACACCGAGTTCCGCGGTCGCGAAGTGCGCGGCCGGCTGGTCGAGCCGGAGGGACCGAAGGCGCCCGTCGCGCCGGGCCTGTCGGCGTACCCGGCGCCGGGCGAGATGGTGGTCTCCCCCGCGCTGAAGGAGCTGCTCGGCTCGGGCGAGGGCAAGCTGCTGCGCGAGCGGCTGCCGTACCGGATCACCGGCACCATCGGCGAGAGCGGGCTGGTGGGCTCGCAGGAACTCGCCTACTACGCGGGGGCGAAGAACCTGGCCCCGAAGATCAACGGCTTCCAGACCGCCCGGATCAGCACCTACGGCTCGCCGAACAAGCCCCCGGCGAACCGGACGGACCCGGTGCTGCTCCTGCTGGTGCTGCTCGTGTTCCTGGTGCTGCTGATGCCGGTCGGCGTGTTCATCGCGACCGCCGTGCGGTTCGGCGGCGAGCGGCGCGACCGCAGACTGGCCGCGCTGCGCCTGGTGGGCTCCGACAGCCGGATGACCCGCCGGATCGCGGCGGGCGAGGCGCTGGCCGGATCGCTGGTCGGGCTGGCCTTCGGCACCGTCTTCTTCCTGCTGGGCCGCCGGTTCGCGGGCTCGGTGGAGGTCGTGGGCATCAGCGTGTTCCCCGACTACCTCAATCCTTCGCCCGCGCTGGCCGCGCTGGTCGCCCTCGCCGTCCCCGCGGCGGCGGTGCTGGTCACCCTGTTCGCACTGCGCGGTGTCGTCATCGAGCCGCTGGGCGTGATGCGGACGGCCAGGCCCGCGCGCCGCCGGCTGTGGTGGCGGCTGCTGCTGCCGCTGGGCGGCCTCGCCCTGCTCTCCCCGATGATCGGCAAGGGCCGCGCGGACGGGGAGTTCAACCAGTACATGGTGACCGGCGGCGTACTGCTGCTGCTCGTCGGCGTCACCACGCTGCTGCCGTGGGCCGTGGAGGCGGTGGTGGCCCGGCTGCACCGCGGCACGGTGGCCTGGCAACTGGCGGTGCGGCGGCTCCAGTTGAGCAGCGGCTCGGCGGCCCGCATGGTGAACGGCATCGCCGTCGCGGTGGCCGGGGCGGTGGCGCTCCAGATGCTGTTCGCGGGCGTCGAGGGCGACTACACCAAGGACACCGGGAAGGACCTCGGCCGGGCCCAGATGCAGGTCAACCTGTCCCACGGCACCCCCTTCCACACGGCCGCCGACCGGTTCGCCACGACCAAGGGCGTACGCAAGGCGGTCTCGCTGGGCAGCACTTCGCTCGGGGACAAGGACTGGCACACCGGGCCCGACAGCACGGTGCTGATGGTCGCCGGCACCTGCGCCTCCCTGCGCGAGGTGGCCCGGCTGCCCTCCTGCCACGACGGGGACGCCTTCCTCTCGACGGGCGGGGAGCAGGACGACGACGCCGCCATCGCGAAGCTCACCCGGCCGGGCCGGGTCTTGCACATCGACACGGCCAACGGCACCGGCCGCGGCCCCGACGTGCGCTGGACCGTACCGGCGGGCCTGAAGCCGGCCCGCGCGATCACCAGCCCCAACGGCACCACGGACAGCGCCGTCCTGGTGACCCGGTCCGCGCTGCCCGACCGGGTGGACCGGGTGCTGAACGGGGCGGTGTACGTCATGCTCGACCCGCGGGTGCCCGAGGTGTCCGAGTACATCCGCAACACGGCGGCGAAGGTGGACCCGTTCGCCGAGGCGATCGAGTGGTCGGCGACGGAGGAGTCCAAGAAGTTCACCTCCATCCGCACCGGCCTGTACGCGGGCGCGATCTGTGTGCTGGCCCTGATCGGCGCGAGCCTGCTGGTCACCCAGCTGGAACAGCTGCGCGAGCGCAGGAAGCTGCTGTCGTCGCTGATGGCCTTCGGCACCCGGCGGCGCACCCTGGGCCTGTCGGTGCTGTGGCAGACCGCGATCCCGGTCGCGCTCGGTCTGCTGCTCGCGGCGGCCGTCGGACTGACGCTGGGCGGGGTGCTGCTGAAGATGGTGGGCTCGCCGCTGGGCGTGGACTGGCCGAGCGTGCTGACGATGACCGGCGCGGGCGCGGGGGTGGTCCTCGTGGTCACCCTGCTGAGCCTGCCGCCGCTGCTGCGGCTGATGCGGCCGGAGGGGCTGCGGACCGAGTGA
- a CDS encoding ATP-binding SpoIIE family protein phosphatase: MTEQPTSFERPQPGADPAEGRGALVRAPEPVGTPALPVQARADGTPSGPGTATPCGQAKDGKGKEPPVNGPEHSQPATADAGAAHRPRPAPEAIPPQPGADQERAPGGPERRTGRGLPPGRPMPMRRDGDRLRFVGAATRRIARGLDLDEIVMGLCRATVPTFSDAILVYLRDPLPVGDERPTGPVVLRLRRTDRIPEERDTDGVLLPQAFEPEPEPIALAELSSLTLELCEVRPGDALNEVLRGVRPVFADAPAARAALPELLGEGAEALVPSGQHAILAPLRGRRRVIGAALFLRRPERPAFETDDLLVAAQLATHSALGIDKAVLYGREAYIADELQRTMLPETLPRPTGVRLASRYLPAAETARVGGDWYDAIPLPGSRVALVVGDVMGHSMTSAAIMGQLRTTAQTLAGLDLPPQEVLHHLDEQAQRLGTDRMATCLYAVYDPVTHRITIANAGHPPPVLLHLGGRAEVLRVPPGAPIGVGGVDFEAVELDAPAGATLLLYTDGLVESRLRDVWTGIEQLRERLAATAQLTGPDHPPPLEALCDEVLDMLGPGDRDDDIALLAARFDGIAPSDVAYWTLEPEETAPGQARRLARRALARWDMEDLTDSVELLVSEVVTNAVRYASRPVTLRLLRTHVLRCEVGDDVPQLPRLRQARATDEGGRGLYLVNKMARRWGATRLSTGKVVWFELHRG, from the coding sequence GTGACGGAGCAGCCCACCTCCTTCGAGCGCCCTCAGCCGGGCGCCGACCCCGCGGAGGGCCGCGGGGCGCTTGTGCGTGCCCCGGAACCGGTCGGCACCCCCGCCTTACCCGTGCAGGCACGGGCCGACGGGACGCCCTCGGGACCGGGGACGGCCACCCCCTGTGGCCAGGCAAAGGACGGCAAGGGGAAGGAGCCCCCAGTCAACGGCCCGGAGCACTCCCAGCCCGCCACCGCGGACGCCGGCGCGGCCCATCGGCCGCGCCCCGCACCGGAGGCCATTCCGCCGCAGCCCGGCGCCGACCAGGAGCGGGCGCCGGGCGGCCCGGAGCGCCGTACCGGGCGGGGCCTGCCGCCGGGGCGGCCCATGCCGATGCGGCGTGACGGGGACCGGCTCAGGTTCGTGGGCGCGGCCACCCGGCGGATCGCCCGCGGTCTGGACCTGGACGAGATCGTGATGGGTCTGTGCCGGGCCACGGTGCCGACCTTCTCGGACGCGATCCTGGTCTATCTGCGCGACCCGCTGCCGGTCGGCGACGAACGGCCCACCGGACCGGTGGTGCTGCGGCTGCGCCGTACCGACCGCATCCCGGAGGAGCGGGACACCGACGGGGTCCTGCTGCCCCAGGCGTTCGAGCCGGAGCCGGAGCCGATCGCGCTGGCGGAGCTGTCGTCGCTGACGCTGGAGCTGTGCGAGGTGCGGCCCGGCGACGCGCTCAACGAGGTGCTGCGCGGGGTGCGCCCGGTGTTCGCGGACGCGCCGGCCGCCCGGGCCGCGCTGCCCGAGCTGCTGGGCGAGGGCGCGGAGGCGCTCGTACCGTCCGGGCAGCACGCGATCCTCGCGCCGCTGCGCGGCCGGCGCCGGGTGATCGGCGCGGCCCTGTTCCTGCGCCGCCCCGAGCGGCCGGCGTTCGAGACGGACGACCTGCTGGTGGCGGCCCAGCTGGCCACGCACAGCGCGCTCGGCATCGACAAGGCGGTGCTGTACGGCCGTGAGGCCTACATCGCCGACGAGTTGCAGCGCACCATGCTGCCCGAGACCCTGCCCCGCCCGACGGGCGTGCGGCTCGCCTCGCGGTACCTGCCCGCGGCGGAGACCGCGCGGGTGGGCGGCGACTGGTACGACGCGATCCCGCTGCCCGGCAGCCGGGTCGCGCTGGTGGTCGGCGACGTCATGGGCCACTCCATGACCTCGGCCGCCATCATGGGCCAGCTGCGCACCACCGCGCAGACCCTGGCCGGTCTCGATCTGCCGCCGCAGGAGGTCCTGCACCACCTGGACGAGCAGGCGCAGCGGCTCGGCACCGACCGCATGGCGACGTGTCTGTACGCGGTCTACGACCCGGTCACGCACCGCATCACCATCGCCAACGCCGGCCATCCGCCGCCCGTGCTGCTGCACCTGGGCGGGCGGGCCGAGGTGCTGCGGGTGCCGCCGGGCGCGCCGATCGGCGTCGGCGGGGTGGACTTCGAGGCGGTCGAGCTGGACGCGCCCGCCGGGGCCACGCTGCTGCTGTACACCGACGGCCTGGTGGAGTCCCGGCTGCGGGACGTGTGGACGGGCATAGAGCAGCTGCGCGAACGGCTCGCCGCCACCGCGCAGCTGACCGGCCCGGACCATCCGCCGCCGCTGGAGGCCCTGTGCGACGAGGTCCTCGACATGCTCGGCCCGGGCGACCGGGACGACGACATCGCGCTGCTCGCCGCCCGTTTCGACGGGATCGCGCCGAGCGATGTGGCGTACTGGACGCTGGAGCCGGAGGAGACGGCCCCCGGCCAGGCCCGCCGGCTGGCCCGGCGCGCGCTCGCCCGCTGGGACATGGAGGACCTCACCGACTCGGTGGAGCTGCTGGTCAGCGAGGTCGTGACGAACGCCGTGCGGTACGCGTCCCGGCCGGTGACGCTGCGGCTGCTGCGCACCCATGTGCTGCGCTGCGAGGTCGGTGACGACGTGCCGCAGCTGCCCCGGCTGCGGCAGGCCCGCGCCACGGACGAGGGCGGCCGGGGCCTGTACCTGGTCAACAAGATGGCCCGGCGCTGGGGCGCGACCCGGCTGAGCACCGGCAAGGTGGTCTGGTTCGAGCTGCACCGCGGCTGA
- a CDS encoding class II fumarate hydratase: MSEYRIEHDSMGEVRVPAHAKWRAQTQRAVENFPVSGQHIERAHIEALARIKGAAAKVNAELGVLDEDVARAIQEAAEEVARGDWDEHFPVDVFQTGSGTSSNMNTNEVIATLAGERLGRDVHPNDHVNASQSSNDVFPSSIHIAATAAVTRDLVPALEHLAAAFERKSAEFADVVKSGRTHLMDATPVTLGQEFGGYAAQVRYGVERLRASLPRLAELPLGGTAVGTGINTPPGFSAAVIEEVARVTGLPLTEARDHFEAQGARDGIVETSGQLRTIAVGLTKIANDLRWMASGPRTGLAEIRLPDLQPGSSIMPGKVNPVVPEAVLMVAAQVVGNDATITTAGAAGNFELNVMLPVIAKNVLESIRLLANVSRLLADRTVDGITADRERAREYAESSPSVVTPLNRYIGYEEAAKVAKKALAERRTIRQVVLEEGYVERGELTEAQLDEALDVLRMTRP; encoded by the coding sequence ATGAGCGAATACCGCATCGAGCACGACTCCATGGGTGAGGTCCGGGTTCCGGCGCACGCCAAGTGGCGGGCGCAGACGCAGCGCGCCGTCGAGAACTTCCCGGTGTCCGGGCAGCACATCGAGCGTGCGCACATCGAGGCGCTGGCGCGGATCAAGGGCGCCGCGGCGAAGGTGAACGCCGAACTCGGCGTGCTGGACGAGGACGTGGCCCGGGCGATCCAGGAGGCGGCCGAGGAGGTCGCGCGGGGGGACTGGGACGAGCACTTCCCCGTCGACGTCTTCCAGACCGGTTCGGGCACCTCGTCCAACATGAACACCAACGAGGTGATCGCCACCCTCGCCGGCGAGCGGCTCGGCCGGGACGTGCACCCGAACGACCACGTCAACGCCTCGCAGTCGTCCAACGACGTCTTCCCCTCCTCCATCCACATCGCGGCCACCGCCGCCGTCACCCGCGACCTGGTCCCGGCGCTGGAGCACCTCGCCGCCGCCTTCGAACGCAAGAGCGCGGAGTTCGCCGACGTGGTGAAGTCGGGGCGCACGCATCTGATGGACGCCACGCCCGTGACGCTGGGCCAGGAGTTCGGCGGGTACGCGGCCCAGGTGCGGTACGGCGTCGAGCGGCTGCGCGCCTCGCTGCCGCGGCTGGCCGAACTGCCGCTGGGCGGTACCGCGGTGGGTACCGGCATCAACACCCCGCCCGGTTTCTCCGCCGCCGTCATCGAGGAGGTCGCCCGCGTCACCGGGCTGCCGCTGACCGAGGCCCGCGACCACTTCGAGGCGCAGGGCGCCCGGGACGGCATCGTGGAGACCAGCGGGCAGCTGCGGACCATCGCGGTCGGACTGACGAAGATCGCCAACGATCTGCGCTGGATGGCGTCCGGGCCGCGCACCGGGCTCGCCGAGATCCGGCTCCCCGACCTCCAGCCGGGCTCCTCGATCATGCCGGGCAAGGTCAACCCGGTGGTGCCGGAGGCCGTGCTGATGGTCGCCGCGCAGGTGGTCGGGAACGACGCCACCATCACCACCGCCGGTGCCGCCGGGAACTTCGAGCTGAACGTGATGCTCCCGGTCATCGCCAAGAACGTCCTGGAATCGATCCGGCTGCTCGCCAACGTCTCGCGGCTGCTGGCCGACCGGACCGTCGACGGCATCACCGCCGACCGCGAACGCGCCCGCGAGTACGCCGAGTCGTCGCCGTCCGTGGTGACCCCGCTGAACCGGTACATCGGGTACGAGGAGGCCGCCAAGGTGGCCAAGAAGGCCCTCGCGGAACGCAGGACGATCCGTCAGGTCGTCCTGGAGGAAGGCTACGTGGAGCGCGGCGAGCTGACCGAGGCGCAGCTGGACGAGGCGCTGGACGTGCTGCGGATGACGCGTCCGTAA
- a CDS encoding ABC transporter ATP-binding protein, whose protein sequence is MTPPPGSLLAAHDLRKAYGPTVALDGAEFSIHPGEVVAVMGPSGSGKSTLLHCLAGIVPPDSGSITYAGRELAGMNDAERSALRRSEFGFVFQFGQLVPELTCVENVALPLRLNGTSRKEAERAALDWMRRLEVDGLKDKRPGEVSGGQGQRVAVARALVTGPRVVFADEPTGALDSLNGERVMELLTDAARSTNAAVVLVTHEPRVAAYSDREIVVRDGRSRDMERAI, encoded by the coding sequence GTGACCCCTCCCCCCGGTTCCCTGCTGGCCGCGCACGACCTGCGCAAGGCGTACGGCCCCACGGTCGCCCTCGACGGCGCCGAGTTCTCCATCCACCCCGGCGAGGTCGTCGCCGTCATGGGCCCCTCCGGCTCCGGCAAGTCGACGCTGCTGCACTGCCTCGCCGGCATCGTGCCGCCCGACTCGGGCTCCATCACCTACGCCGGGCGCGAACTGGCCGGCATGAACGACGCCGAGCGCAGCGCGCTGCGCCGCAGCGAGTTCGGCTTCGTCTTCCAGTTCGGCCAGCTGGTGCCCGAACTGACCTGCGTGGAGAACGTGGCCCTGCCGCTGCGGCTGAACGGCACCTCCCGCAAGGAGGCCGAGCGGGCCGCCCTCGACTGGATGCGGCGGCTGGAGGTGGACGGCCTCAAGGACAAGCGGCCCGGCGAGGTCTCCGGCGGCCAGGGGCAGCGCGTCGCGGTGGCGCGGGCGCTGGTCACCGGTCCCCGGGTGGTCTTCGCGGACGAGCCGACCGGCGCCCTCGACTCGCTCAACGGCGAACGCGTGATGGAGCTGCTGACCGACGCGGCCCGCTCCACCAACGCGGCCGTCGTCCTGGTCACCCACGAGCCCAGGGTCGCCGCCTACTCCGACCGGGAGATCGTCGTACGCGACGGCAGGTCCCGGGACATGGAGCGCGCCATATGA